One Gordonia zhaorongruii DNA segment encodes these proteins:
- a CDS encoding ABC transporter ATP-binding protein, producing MAADPDSVERAPVVEATDLVREYRMGTGTIRALDGASLRLDGGQFVSVVGPSGAGKSTLLHIIGALDTPTSGTIRVAGTDLMSLDDDAASEFRRHRVGFIFQFFNLVPTLSAWENVALPMLLDSRSLAKSRPRAVELMERVGLGDRIEHRPSELSGGQMQRVAVARSLIMDPAVVLADEPTGNLDSRTGADVLDLLADVAHDRPDRLVLMVTHDRSAADVCDAVVTVRDGRVADGQG from the coding sequence ATGGCCGCCGACCCGGATTCAGTCGAGCGTGCTCCGGTGGTGGAAGCGACCGACCTGGTCCGGGAGTACCGGATGGGGACCGGGACGATCCGCGCGCTCGATGGTGCGTCGCTCCGGCTCGACGGCGGCCAGTTCGTGTCCGTCGTCGGTCCGTCCGGGGCAGGCAAGTCCACCCTCCTCCACATCATCGGCGCGCTCGATACGCCGACATCGGGCACCATCCGGGTGGCCGGCACCGACCTGATGTCCCTCGACGACGACGCGGCATCGGAGTTCCGCCGCCACCGGGTCGGTTTCATCTTCCAGTTCTTCAACCTCGTGCCGACGCTGTCGGCGTGGGAGAACGTGGCGCTGCCGATGCTGCTGGACTCGCGTTCGCTCGCCAAGTCCAGACCGCGTGCGGTCGAGTTGATGGAGCGGGTCGGACTCGGTGACCGCATCGAGCACCGGCCGTCGGAGCTGTCTGGCGGTCAGATGCAGCGCGTGGCCGTAGCCCGGTCGCTGATCATGGATCCGGCGGTCGTTCTCGCCGATGAGCCGACGGGGAATCTCGACTCGCGCACCGGTGCCGACGTGCTCGATCTGCTTGCCGACGTCGCTCACGACCGGCCGGATCGATTGGTGCTCATGGTGACTCACGACCGTTCGGCTGCAGATGTGTGCGATGCGGTGGTGACGGTCCGGGACGGTCGGGTCGCCGACGGGCAGGGGTAG
- a CDS encoding PLP-dependent cysteine synthase family protein, with the protein MTGTRIVEHLTDRAWTADAVRRIDADARRSADTHLLKVDLPEWSRAPAGGIDLYLKDESTHPTGSLKHRLARSLFLYALCNGWIRQGTTVIEASSGSTAVSEAYFAKLIGVPFVAVMVEGTSPRKTQLIEAEGGMCHFVGSPSEIYSVAQRLETELNGHFIDQFTMAERATDWRGNNNIAESVFEQMSGEPHPVPEWIVVGAGTGGTSATFGRYLRYQRHDTRLAVVDVENSVFLPAYEAGDGSLTSATASRIEGIGRPRVEPSFVSQVIDRMVGVPDSASVAAARFLSARLGRRVGGSTGTNFWGACTLITEMVATGRAGSVVTLLCDSGDRYDHTYFNDDWVAAERLDLEPPTAVLTDFFETGTWRD; encoded by the coding sequence GTGACCGGCACCCGGATCGTCGAACATCTCACCGACCGTGCGTGGACGGCGGACGCGGTACGGCGGATCGACGCGGACGCACGGCGCAGTGCGGATACCCACCTTTTGAAGGTCGACCTCCCGGAGTGGTCCCGCGCGCCGGCAGGCGGCATCGACCTGTATCTGAAGGACGAGTCGACTCATCCGACCGGATCACTGAAGCACCGGCTTGCCCGGTCGTTGTTCCTCTACGCGCTGTGCAACGGCTGGATTCGTCAGGGCACCACCGTCATCGAGGCATCTTCGGGGTCGACGGCGGTGTCGGAGGCGTACTTCGCGAAGCTGATCGGCGTCCCCTTCGTCGCGGTCATGGTCGAGGGGACGTCGCCGCGGAAGACTCAGCTGATAGAGGCAGAGGGCGGCATGTGCCACTTCGTCGGATCACCGAGTGAGATCTACTCGGTGGCGCAGCGACTCGAGACCGAACTCAACGGACACTTCATCGATCAGTTCACGATGGCCGAGCGCGCCACGGACTGGCGTGGCAACAACAACATCGCCGAGTCGGTCTTCGAGCAGATGTCCGGTGAACCGCATCCGGTCCCGGAGTGGATCGTGGTGGGCGCGGGCACCGGTGGAACATCGGCCACGTTCGGACGGTATCTCCGGTACCAGCGACACGACACCCGGCTGGCCGTGGTGGACGTCGAGAACTCGGTGTTCCTGCCTGCCTACGAGGCCGGGGACGGAAGCCTCACGTCGGCGACGGCGTCCCGCATCGAGGGCATCGGCCGTCCGCGAGTGGAGCCGTCGTTCGTGTCGCAGGTGATCGACCGCATGGTCGGCGTACCCGACTCGGCGTCCGTGGCGGCAGCCCGGTTCCTCAGCGCCCGGCTGGGGCGTCGCGTGGGGGGATCCACCGGAACCAATTTCTGGGGCGCCTGCACGCTGATCACCGAGATGGTGGCCACCGGTCGTGCGGGGAGCGTCGTAACGCTGCTGTGCGACAGCGGCGACCGATACGATCACACGTACTTCAACGATGACTGGGTTGCCGCCGAGAGGCTCGATCTGGAGCCACCGACCGCCGTGCTGACCGACTTCTTCGAAACGGGAACCTGGCGCGACTGA
- a CDS encoding DUF4229 domain-containing protein has translation MSEDSASTETPTPRATMGTLVVAVLLYTLARLALVAVIAVVIYFVGKIVGVDIPVLVAAVFGVLIALPLGMVLFKTLRLRVNDQIAQVDADRSARHADLQSRLRGDEE, from the coding sequence ATGAGTGAAGATTCCGCTTCGACGGAGACGCCGACGCCCCGCGCCACCATGGGCACCCTCGTTGTGGCCGTTCTGCTGTACACGCTGGCCCGCCTCGCGTTGGTCGCGGTGATCGCGGTGGTGATCTACTTCGTCGGAAAGATCGTCGGCGTCGATATCCCGGTGCTGGTCGCCGCCGTGTTCGGTGTGCTCATCGCACTTCCGCTCGGCATGGTGCTGTTCAAGACCCTGCGTCTGCGCGTCAACGACCAGATAGCTCAGGTGGATGCGGATCGCAGCGCCCGTCACGCCGACCTCCAGTCGCGCTTGCGGGGCGACGAGGAGTGA